Below is a genomic region from Ascaphus truei isolate aAscTru1 chromosome 5, aAscTru1.hap1, whole genome shotgun sequence.
TCTTCAGTGGAGGGTGATGTGTAGACTGACATTGAGATGTATAGTACCTTTtatgctaattggagaattggtaggAGCCCTATCCTGAAGGGAGGAGCCATACACCTCCAGGGAACTACTTGGTAAACCAGACGAGCcaaaacctacccctatgacgcaatgtatcagtaacactataattaaatgccccttatggagtatgcagcatgGAAAAGAATGTCCTAACATTTGTGGAAGACACTACATATTACCTGCATTCTTCCCTTTTATGAAGTATGCTGCTGGcaaaaggattggccttacatataTGGGGGGAAAAGAACAAAGAATCTGTAATGAGAATAATCCAATTATGTCAGTACAGACATGCCTATCTGAAGCTCATGATTTTGGTTCTAGGGAGACGTCATGTAAACTGCATATTTTTTTTGTGGGAACCTCGGGTGATGCTATTGTAGTCATCCAGTGCGAGGTCTCAATCAGAGCTTTGCAATTGAAGAAGAAAACCCATCACCCCTTGATGTACTATTTATTTGATGGGGTCACAGCCATCCAGTCCAAATGTATGTAGCAACAAGAGCCCAGAGCCGCCAATGTGTGCAACAACGTAACTAATGTACAGTGTAGATTTCTGTTTATCTGGTTCTCTAATTGAAATCTCATTATTTGCCTTTTTAGGCGACCAGAGTATGGAAGTAACCGCAACCCCATCACCAGACTCAAAAAAAGTCACCAGCATCCTGTTTCCAGCATCTGTTAATGGTAAAACGAGACTGACGCGCCATTCATCCTTCAATAAGGTTCAGTCTTCTGATGCTGTGAAGAGGAAAGTCTGCTCTGAGCCAAGCACTCCTCACAAGACCAAGAAAGGTAGTTACCAGCCTGGATTTGGCAACTATCGTCCTTATCCCTCTCTTGATCACAGGCACCTGTAGCTCACGTTTGTGTGAGCAATGGCAAATGTCTGTTACAacttctaaggctgcgcttatagtgccttgcgacgtcacccgaaaacaaaacaattgactccgtcgccagcgcttatagtaagcgcaacggcgaCGAAGTATCTGGAAAATTGGTAGCGGGTTAAATTGAATTTTTATggggctgtcgccacatgtgacagcctccgAACCAATCAATCACCCTGTCGCCAGCAACGTAGCTGAAAGTTAAAGTATAACTTCCCCTACTGTCGATGGGTGACGCCGTCGCGCACACTATAAGCGCGACCTAAGCCTTCAGTGGCAAAATTGGATGTTTGGTAGCTGAAAAATGTATTTGTAGTAAATTTAACATTTTAGTGACTTATTGACATTATATGGCTGTGTGGTACTTTGTTATTTTATATCAACTTTATTATCAAAATTCCTGGCAAATCTTGTGGGGCTTACAGGCCAATAGAATCTGCCATGTCATCGTAGTGATTACATTGTAGCTTCCTACTGAATGATTAAATATCCCAAGAAGGAGCACTGAGCAAAACGGGGGATATCCCAGAGCTCAAAATAGTACTGTTCAAGTCTGGAGCCGCCCCCTACCACCCACTAAAATGCTCCTTTAAGTAATACTCCTTTTTAATTTCAGTTTACATTGAGAGCTCTGATGCAAACTCCTCAAAGATGGCCCATTTGGCAGCTGTATGCAGACAAAAGATTGAAGAAGATTCCACGTGAGTACAGTGCATTAATCGTACCTGGGGGTAGAAATAATCCAAAGAGGAAGATGGTGCTCTTGAGAGTACAAAACATGAAGATTTCCCTTGATATCAGGACAAAAAAAATAGGTCTCCCATCAGATAATCATGCATTGATAAATGTATACTAGTTGCTAGTTTTAAGAGTTTTTAAAGTGAAGATAGCGCCTACCTAGTTCCTTTCAGTTTTTTAGAAAGACACAGCTGCCAGGCAGAAATGGCTCAAATAATTCTTCCAAGTATTCTGTTATCCTCATAGCCCTATAAATGTATTGTAGAAATTCAAACACTCACTTGCTGTAATTGGTAGGGAGGTTTGtccaagttttcattcattcgtGGGTAGGTCCTCCAGTGTGCAGACTCGAAGAACAGATAAAAACagcaaaattggagagggggtgcGGTGCACCACAAATCACTAAGGCAGGGAAAGGGCGACTACCATAAAATAGAAATTTATTGGGTCATAGGATAGGTACAAAAATAggaccacctacgcgtttcatgccgttAGACACATTATCGAGGTGCACCTTGATAaagcaacaaaagacagaaacacccaatgctacatccaatttgacaaaatgtATAGCAATCGGTATGTAGTTGAATACTTCAATGATAATAATCTCATAAACGAGGgatatttggttaaaccctttggccaaagcgttataagcctgcaagccaacgTCAAGGCTTGATCaaactttgcaggtcctaacactaacctgTTGAAACTTCTTTTTTTTAcctgtatttaactatatactgattactatatattttgtcaaattggatgtagcattgggcttttctgtattttgttgcatacatttggCCACACCCAGTAGTAATCCTTTTGAGAGATATCTATATGTGTGGGTTTTGGGGTTAGAGCATTGCTGATGGCGTGAAACGTGTAGGTGGTCCTATTTTTGTACCTGTACTATGACCCAATACATTTCTATTTTATGGTAGTCACCCTTTCTCTGCTGTATTGATTTGTGGTGCGCCGCACCCGCTCTCCAATTTTGTTGTTTTCGTACCTGGGATTATAACTATTTGCTTGTaaaaatgcaatgttttgtaCCGTTCACTACACCATGTTCTGGGATAGTTGGCGTACCACTTAAGTATATTTCATACGTACAGGGTATATGCTTTACTCActcgatctttttttttttttttttttttttaatctgttttcCAGGTGCCAGACATCTGTGCCTAAGAATATGACGCATTCAGGGGCAAATGTTGATCCTCTTCCTTACTCTGTTGTCCCTGTGGATTCTGAATACTGTGTCAATCACTTGGTTCACCGGGGACCTTGTGTGTCCCAGAAGGGTGTAAAAGGACAATGGACTGTCATGCCTGCCTCTCTATCAAGTACAGAGCATAGCAACCATGGGTTTCTTCCTAACCAGCCATACATGTACCTTCCCTCCACTTCTGTCTTCATGCTGTGTGGAAACCTTGTAGAAGATAACACGTTTAGTGTAGATGAACACTGTATCCGTGCTGGGAAGACCATGGAGGCACTAGAAAGACCAGGCAGTGCTTTTCCAACATTCAAACAGAAGAGTACATCTTGTCCACCTGAAGATGATATACCTGCAAAATGGCAGGGGACTGGCATAGATGACATGCCACTCTCCTTGGTTCTACCAAAGGTAGGTTTTATGTGCgcaccttttatttattttttatgtatgtatttgtgtgttttgtaCTATTTTGGTCAAGTTTAGTTTCCAAAATGTATATAaacttttatttcatttttttttttaaattttactcTCTGGTTACTGTAGGGCAACATAACGGTTAAAATGCTGTTAAAATCAATTCAGATTCCCACAATGCCTCGTTGTTaagatatatatttctttaaaatttaacttttcaGGTCTACACATCCAGTTTAGAAAGCATTTCTCTAAATTGACATATTTGTATCCGTATGGAGTTTGGTTGTTGTAAGTGCTCAGTTCTATTGAATAACTATAATTTCTAAATCTTTACACAAAaaaaagactttttttttttttttttttaagagagtTCTTAGGTCAACAGATAAGTCATCTGAGAAATTAGTCTTGGAGACAACCATTCCACACAAGCCAATGAGATTTCTTCCTGGAGAGGAAGACATGGATACAGATGCAAAGGCTGATGGGGAGAAATACATGGCTGAGAATGGAGATATGAGCGACCTCTTAAAGAATAACGAACCTATGCTTCAAGAAGACTTAAAACCAGCAGCACTACAACAGTATCTGTATGTTCCATCGGCAGCAGGTGGGTGAGGAGTTCTTCTAGATAAGTGAATTTTGTTGGGCGGGCCACAGTATTGCGAAGAACAAGCATTGTAGCTCCACAATAAGGCTAAAAGTTTCCGATGCTTTGGAGTGTTTTAAAGGGGTGTTGATTCTCCGAATTGCTTTATGTTGACGTTGGTTGATTGTGCAGGTGGGGTGAGGGGTCTTAAGTGTGACATTTTCACAGGATGTTATGTATTACATTGCTACCGTTTGTACTGATCTATTTTCTTGCATTTTGCTAATGGACgtgggtttttttatttttttaggattGAATGGCTTTAAATTCCTTCTTCCTACAAATCAAGCGACAGGGGCTGTGGGTCTTTCTCCAAGTCCATTAACTTCCCTTAATGTTCCGTGCATGGTGATGCCATCCAGCGCTCTGGCAGCGTTTCCCTTCATCTGTTCTCCTGCGGTCACTAACTCGTTGCCTTCTGCTTCCAATGGCTCCGGTCCAAGTGCTGGATCCATGAATTTCAACCTGCCTGGCATCGTTTCAGCCACTCATGTCCTTATCGATACCTCTGCAATGGTGCCTTCCAAGTCACCTGAACCTTCTTCAGATCAGCCATGCACTCAATCACCAGTGCCAGGAAGGTGTGGCAGTTCTGTTAAAGTAGATCCCCCTGCCTGCATGGGCCAGCCAATTCCTATACTTAAAATACAGAAGGTAAGAAATGccatgtttacatttttttttattcaaatgaaGACACTTAGTTTGTGGTTGGAGGCTTCACCCCTCAATTTCTGGGGGAAACTGTTCATGGATGTAGTTTAGGGCATTTCTGACATTCgagtgttggggttccccagaattcaAAATCGAATTCTGGAGTTCCccaacaaaaaaaaaggttgaaagccACTGGTCTATTGCCAAAAAAATCTGGGATGCCATATGAAGTATAGGCAAAACTTTTTGAGATGTAACCACTAATGTGAAGtttcaaaagtttatttgcaAACTGCTTATACTGTGTGAATTCGCCTTAAGTACAGTAGTATACTGACATGTTTTGGGAAGAAAAATAAGGTccatgattttattttatttttgttatcacTCTTAGTCACCAACTCCGTTGACTCCAAAGAGCATTCGTCCAGTCCACCAGGATACTTTCTTCAAAACTCCTGGCAGTCTTGGTGTTTTGTCAGCTTTTCGGAAAAGTGAAGGGACACAGACTAGAAACTCCAGCTCTGCGCAGAGGAGGTTGGAAATCAGCAGCAGTTCTGGAGACTGAGCAGGAGCTCTCTACTTGATGTTaaaaccccacccctctcttttctAAATGGTTGTGGACCTTCTGAGAATGCAGAAAACGTCTTCAATTGCAAATGATGCCggcacatttcagtaacatatcAAAGTACTTCTGTAAATTGCTGCTTATCCTACCCTCATCGGTTGAATTGTTTTAGTCATTTAATTCTAGCTTACATTTAAACCAAGAAAGTTTTGAATTGGGGGAAATTATCCTTTGGTTAATATTGTACCATTATTGTGGTAGGAAATGAGAATAAAACGTATACAGCACTTAACCAAGATTGGCTTTAAAAGCTAGCATTAGCTGTCCAGATAACTGATAGTTCTGAAACTCAGGAACTAAGTTCCCATTATAAATCTGTTCCGTCCCACACATGCTGTTGTTCCCCTTTTGTAACATGCCTTAATTGTAATGACAATGTGGTGCTGGGGGAAAGCACCTTCCACAAATCTCAATCACTGAATGCTGACACGACTGCATTATAGGAGATGCGTAGACCTGCTACTTGAATATTAATTATTTGCCTTGTTTTGTAGCCTCTTCAGTGGTAACCTTTTCCAATCTGAAGGAGATAACATATGGTTACTTTTGAGTGTAAAAGAATGTATTCTGCTTTAAACTTTGAGACCAGATTAACTGTGAGTCATATCTTTCCATATTATTTTGTAGGACAAATAGGTTTATTTGGTATATGGCCTAGCAGTCCATAAATATTATTGATAATACCCTTTTAACTTTGCCATGATTTTAAGGTTGCTTTCGTCACAtttgattattattataattatattatatataattgcCATTGTCTTTTGGATAATGGAAAAAACATCAGATGTGGAAAAAGTAAACAAAAAAGTTTGCATCCAGCTATTGGCTGGGACCACGTGACTTTGAACCTAAACATTTAATGACATATATTCTAATCAACTGTTTGCAAACTCCTTTTTCAAAACTGGTTGATTGGAGATGTACTTTATTTGATGtctggcaggggtgcgcaatcgtTTTCCATTAGTTTTTTTTCTTCCCTGCACCCCCTGCTGGCTCTCTcctccttgcacccccccccccctcaccttgaaccggcggcgtcacgtgaccctaCCACGTTTCtatgctgtcgccagaagccgtctgagccaagggaAGTGAAGTTATAGAGGCCTTTgccgctcccctggcatttaatttaaatgccttcgggaagcgcgcggagcctctgtaactGCGGCCCCTGCAGAGAATCTCGTACACCCCTGGTCTATGTACAGGAATACAGATTCCAGACTATTCTACATGCATGCATGATTAGGTAAACTCCTTATTGCAAGTATGAATTGTCAATCCACCCCCGCCTCACGCATGTATGGTTTTCTATGTATGTAATATGCATTACTTAGTCTAACATGTGCAGAGCAGGCATCATTATGCTCCTAGGTTACTCAGTGGGTTCGCTGACTGCTCTCTAAACTTGGTTAAGTTTAAACtgacagagaggggacgggggtggAGATAATGAACTATGTACAATAGCTGTTAACACTAAACTAATTTCAATTCCTCAAATTTGCCTTTGTAACTCAACCAGTAGGCATGTTTCCTTGAATAGTACCAAGTCATGtgcacatgttttttttaatgttttttggggTATTTTTAATGTGAaagaatgtttgtttgtttttgtttgttttatataaacatataatCAACATTTTACCTGATAATCCTTTTAAAGGAAAAGCTAAATATTGAAAAATAAGTAAGGTTGCTTATATAATCTCGCATCTTACTGTATTTATGGAGGTAAAAAAAAGCAAAGGCATAACATTTATCATTCTAACACCAATGATACTGTTGGTAATAATTAGGTGATTATTTGCACTGACAAAGCTGCATAATTGGGATGCACTTGACTaagcaatgtgtttttttttttttttttatttttttttttttttataaacctaCATTCTTTTTATGCTAGTCTTCTGACACAAGTGTTAACGGGCTGTCTAATTTAAATACTTGAATGTATCTACCATGTTTACATTCGCCAAATATCCTCCTTTAAAAAAAGATGGTgctattttctgtatttttttttttttttaaaaacccatCTAAGGCTGCTTTGTCTTATTGCACTGCTAGTTTATATacaccttttttgttttgttttttgtactgCTGCTtgtaacatatatatttatgtttagaTATCACTTCTTTCTGTGCTGATTTTAgctatgttcatttttatagCTCTAAACATGTATTTTGTGCACAGGGttttttgtatgtactgtaattcTCAATGACCAATTAAGACAACTATAAAATAAAGTCTTTTATTCTGTACGTACAAACGAAGTGAGGTACTTCTTGATGCAATTTTATGGCTTATGTTGGAAGAAAATTAGGAATATTTCTCTAATTTTTAGCCTGATTCAATAAGGATTATAAACGTTCACTGAGATTTCTTATTTGGGCGAGCGCCAGACAAATGGCAGCTTTAGATCAGATTGAATCGGGctggtttttttatttatttttttcattcttaTGGGTACTGTATTTTTGCCCAAAAGcgtcatcagtgtgtgtgtgtgtgtgtgtgtgtgtcagtcaatcatTGCACTGCAGAAGTGTGTTTAAAAAGCAAAAGTAACCAGCTTTTCCTTCATAGCAGTTCCCAGCAAAGATCAGAAATATCATCGGCTTTGAAAATAGTGGTTTCAGTTGCAAAATGGATTTTGTGACTCCTGCTCGTTTGCAGCTACATTTTAAGTCCCAAGACCTTGTAAAATGTGCCGTGCACTCTTGAAATTCCCCGTTGTGTATAGTTAATAGCACAAGTACCACACATTCTGTGTTGTGACCGTGAGGTGCACTGCAAATTCCTGCTGGAAAAACTGGGTTACAAGAGAAACATTGCAGCATGCAACCCGCAGCTGTAAATATGATGGCTGCCAAAAAGCAATATTTATTTTCTGTAACATTACAACATGCATGTTTCGCACCGTGCACGCATTTGGTTTGTATGTACACTGTATCATCACTATAGCCAGAGATGGAAACATCCAGTGCGCCTAAAAATGTTATCCTGGTAGGGTAGTCCCACTACGCTATCGGTCAGCGCTACAGCTGGCAACCGCACACACCTGTTTGGTAGCCAGAGTGCAAAGCTGGTTAGGGTGCGTTCTTGGCGGCAGTGACTGACCGGTTAGTCTGTACTGTGCTGCTtgtgcagggaggtgagggggagggtttGGCAGTGCCCTGTGACAGCCCACCCCCATTTCTGTCAATGCAGCTAACTTGtggcagaggggaggagagaacgtGTGTGTTGGTGTTGCCGGTGTGTCATAGATGCACATTGACGCAGAGCAACTGCGAGGAACAGCGTGGTGGTGAAAGTGCTGTAACTAACGCCACAACTCCCCTTCCtcaccaaacttttttttttttatccaaccCTGACTAGCAAGGAGTGCATTCCCactattaaaacaaatatatactatAATAACCAAGACGCCTCAGTAATAGATTGCCAAATTAAAATGCATCAGTTGTAAAAATACTCAGAGGGTTTAAGTTATGAAATTCTTAAAAGCCCCATAGCCTTAGATGTTGACTTTTGTATACATTAAATCCAGCACAGTTTGTATACCTATTGTGGGACAACACAATCGGTTTCACTTTATTCTACGTCCCACAGCAGTGGTAGGATTGtcaggttgtttattttttgtttttttccaggtTTTCTATTTTACAAATCGTCCTGGGAGCATCTGTTTATATTGTAGAATGACCATGTGGGCAATAGGTGTCCTGGTAAATGTTGCGATATGGTATTAATATTTGTGATCAGACCCTGGATGCACGGAAAGGCAGCATTATTTTTTCGGAGTTCCTCTTTGGGGTTTCTGGGTTTTGCCGAGTAAATTACACCACCATATTAATTTTTACCTAATTGTTTGCTGCTGTTGGGGTGCAGCTGTAGGAAAGCTAACCTACAGTATCTGTCAGGAAACAACCGGCAGAGTTGAGTCCTGAGCAGGGCCGTCTTTAGGGTAGATTTATAGGCGTGGTCAATCAGAGCTCCAGGCAGTTGGGGATATGTTGGAGGACTGCGCCTAAAAGCCTGTCAATCTACCCAGGGACGGTTTAACCTTGAAACCTTTAAATTAGGTGGCCGCCTAGGGTGGCAGATTGGCGGGGGGCGATGGCAACAGTCTAGTTCGCCTAATGCAGTGTtct
It encodes:
- the E2F7 gene encoding transcription factor E2F7; translated protein: MEVAHCLTLKDLVSTKKFKADMVMDGRSSQKENVFERYRISPRTPLKAEPIDLSRQKGYTPERIPITPVKVLERPQTDPWTPTANLKMLISAASPEIRDREKKKELFRPIENNEQEDVVSDSQQFDGVDDVDELEKRPSRKQKSLGLLCQKFLARYPSFPISTEKTPISLDEAASSLGVERRRIYDIVNVLESLQLVSRVAKNQYCWHGRQNLNETLKSLQRIGEGQKYEEQIASFQHKELCIEYKCGERRKECSVGSHNTPLLDLSEADCPSASASSRKDKSLRIMSQKFVMLFLVSTTKIITLDIAAKILIEESQDASDHSKFKTKVRRLYDIANVLTSLGLIKKVHVTEERGRKPAFKWIGPVNVTSDSGDQSMEVTATPSPDSKKVTSILFPASVNGKTRLTRHSSFNKVQSSDAVKRKVCSEPSTPHKTKKVYIESSDANSSKMAHLAAVCRQKIEEDSTCQTSVPKNMTHSGANVDPLPYSVVPVDSEYCVNHLVHRGPCVSQKGVKGQWTVMPASLSSTEHSNHGFLPNQPYMYLPSTSVFMLCGNLVEDNTFSVDEHCIRAGKTMEALERPGSAFPTFKQKSTSCPPEDDIPAKWQGTGIDDMPLSLVLPKRVLRSTDKSSEKLVLETTIPHKPMRFLPGEEDMDTDAKADGEKYMAENGDMSDLLKNNEPMLQEDLKPAALQQYLYVPSAAGLNGFKFLLPTNQATGAVGLSPSPLTSLNVPCMVMPSSALAAFPFICSPAVTNSLPSASNGSGPSAGSMNFNLPGIVSATHVLIDTSAMVPSKSPEPSSDQPCTQSPVPGRCGSSVKVDPPACMGQPIPILKIQKSPTPLTPKSIRPVHQDTFFKTPGSLGVLSAFRKSEGTQTRNSSSAQRRLEISSSSGD